The Chelonoidis abingdonii isolate Lonesome George chromosome 21, CheloAbing_2.0, whole genome shotgun sequence genome contains a region encoding:
- the LOC116829893 gene encoding keratin, type I cytoskeletal 19-like produces the protein MSTYSSKQVTASGLGNISGSSLGQAVGSFRAPSIHGGSGGRGISVSTARFVSSGVGGGLGGGYGGGLYGGFGGGDGLLSGNEKTTMQNLNDRLATYLEKVRTLEETNSELEVKIRDWYQKQGPGPTCDYSLHYKTIDNLRDKILAATIDNSKIVLQIDNARLAADDFKTKYETEQALRMSVEADIGGLRRVLDELTLARTDLEMQIESLKEELAYLKKNHEEEMKALDGQTGGQVSVEVDSAPGIDLTKVLADMRDQYEVMAEKNRKDAETWFNSKIEELNQEVAINTEQLQTSKTEITDLRRTLQGLEIELQSQLSMKAALEGTLADTENRYGAQLAQIQHLIGNIEAQLTDLRADMERQNSDYKILMDIKTRLEQEIATYRQLLEGHDS, from the exons ATGTCCACTTACAGCTCGAAGCAAGTAACTGCTTCTGGGTTAGGTAATATTAGTGGTTCCTCACTCGGTCAGGCTGTTGGTTCCTTCAGGGCTCCAAGTATCCATGGAGGATCTGGTGGCAGGGGTATTTCTGTCTCTACGGCTCGGTTTGTCTCTTCTGGGGTAGGAGGTGGCCTTGGTGGTGGATATGGTGGTGGTTTGTATGGTGGCTTTGGTGGTGGTGATGGCCTGCTTTCTGGAAATGAAAAGACAACTATGCAGAACCTGAATGACCGCCTGGCGACCTACCTGGAAAAAGTACGTACTCTGGAGGAGACAAATTCCGAGCTAGAAGTAAAAATCCGAGACTGGTACCAGAAACAAGGACCAGGGCCAACCTGTGACTATAGCCTACATTACAAGACTATTGACAATCTTCGAGACAAG ATTCTTGCTGCCACCATTGACAACTCCAAGATTGTTCTGCAGATTGATAATGCCAGGCTGGCTGCTGATGACTTCAAAACCAA gtATGAAACAGAGCAGGCGCTGCGTATGAGTGTTGAGGCTGACATCGGTGGCCTGCGAAGAGTCCTGGATGAGCTGACCCTGGCCAGAACTGACCTGGAGATGCAGATAGAAAGTCTGAAGGAGGAGCTGGCTTACCTAAAGAAGAACCATGAGGAG GAAATGAAAGCCCTAGATGGGCAAACAGGTGGCCAAGTCAGTGTTGAGGTTGACTCTGCTCCAGGTATTGATCTGACCAAGGTCCTGGCTGACATGAGAGACCAGTATGAAGTCATGGCTGAGAAGAACAGGAAGGATGCTGAAACTTGGTTCAACAGCAAg ATTGAAGAGCTGAACCAAGAAGTAGCCATCAATACTGAACAGCTCCAGACCAGCAAGACTGAAATCACAGATCTGAGACGCACCCTCCAAGGCCTGGAGATAGAGCTTCAGTCCCAGCTTAGCATG AAAGCTGCCTTGGAAGGCACCTTGGCAGACACTGAGAATCGCTATGGTGCCCAGCTGGCACAGATCCAGCACCTGATTGGAAACATTGAAGCACAGCTGACCGACCTTCGAGCTGATATGGAGCGGCAGAATAGTGACTACAAGATACTCATGGACATCAAGACCCGTCTGGAGCAGGAGATTGCCACTTACCGCCAGCTGCTGGAAGGCCATGACTCCTA G